One Solirubrobacter pauli DNA segment encodes these proteins:
- a CDS encoding sugar phosphate isomerase/epimerase family protein: MSVIHLAGGPVSWGVDFADTPGNPPPDVVLDGIAGAGLCWTELGPVGYLPSEPGAARAALRARGLGAVGTFVFDDLHRPAAHPAVLAAVDAALAAITATGGTRLVLIDRPSEPRARTAGRSDAAPRLGAADWTALVDVVRRAAERAAAVGVRAVVHPHAGGYVEFEDEVDRLLDAIPAVEAGLCLDTGHALYAGGDPAAQLLRYGPRVEHLHLKDVDGAVRDRGLGFWDAIAANVFCPVGDGLLDLVAVRQVLDTIGYAGFATVEQDRVPGAAGDPAADVRRSVQRLRAAGIG, encoded by the coding sequence ATGAGCGTCATCCACCTCGCCGGCGGGCCCGTGTCCTGGGGCGTCGACTTCGCCGACACGCCCGGCAACCCGCCTCCGGACGTCGTGCTCGACGGCATCGCCGGCGCCGGGCTGTGCTGGACCGAGCTCGGCCCGGTCGGCTACCTGCCGAGCGAGCCGGGCGCCGCACGGGCCGCGTTGCGCGCCCGTGGCCTCGGTGCCGTCGGCACGTTCGTGTTCGACGACCTGCACCGCCCCGCCGCGCACCCCGCCGTCCTCGCCGCCGTGGATGCGGCGCTCGCGGCGATCACCGCGACGGGCGGCACGAGGCTCGTCCTGATCGACCGGCCGAGCGAGCCGCGAGCGCGCACCGCCGGCCGCTCCGACGCCGCGCCGCGCCTGGGCGCCGCCGACTGGACGGCGCTGGTCGACGTGGTCCGCCGCGCCGCCGAGCGCGCCGCCGCGGTCGGCGTGCGCGCCGTGGTCCACCCGCACGCGGGCGGCTACGTCGAGTTCGAGGACGAGGTCGACCGCCTGCTCGACGCGATCCCGGCCGTCGAGGCGGGCCTGTGCCTGGACACCGGCCACGCGCTCTACGCCGGCGGCGATCCCGCCGCGCAGTTGCTCCGGTACGGCCCGCGGGTCGAGCACCTGCACCTCAAGGACGTCGACGGCGCCGTGCGCGACCGCGGCCTTGGGTTCTGGGACGCGATCGCGGCGAACGTCTTCTGCCCGGTCGGTGACGGCCTGCTCGACCTGGTCGCGGTGCGCCAGGTGCTGGACACGATCGGCTACGCGGGGTTCGCGACCGTCGAGCAGGACCGTGTGCCCGGCGCCGCCGGCGATCCCGCCGCGGACGTGCGCCGCAGCGTGCAGCGGCTACGGGCGGCCGGGATCGGCTGA
- a CDS encoding rhodanese-like domain-containing protein — MTRTTIADLLERARARLDRVTVDDVDAAVRDGAVLVDVRSELQRRRDGLIPDAIFHPRNVLEWRCDPASGHNDPRLSGDLDRRIVVVCNEGYQSSLAAATLQDLGFHRATDLDGGFQAWAAAGKPVLRDGS; from the coding sequence GTGACGCGGACGACGATCGCCGATCTGCTGGAGCGCGCCCGCGCGCGGCTGGACCGGGTGACGGTGGACGACGTCGACGCCGCCGTGCGCGACGGCGCGGTGCTCGTCGACGTCCGGTCGGAGCTGCAGCGCCGCCGCGACGGCTTGATCCCGGACGCGATCTTCCACCCGCGCAACGTGCTCGAGTGGCGCTGCGACCCTGCGTCCGGCCATAACGACCCCCGGCTCAGCGGCGACCTCGACCGCCGCATCGTCGTCGTGTGCAACGAGGGCTACCAGTCGAGCCTCGCCGCGGCGACCCTGCAGGATCTCGGCTTCCACCGGGCGACGGACCTCGACGGTGGGTTCCAGGCCTGGGCCGCGGCCGGCAAGCCGGTGTTGCGCGACGGAAGTTGA
- a CDS encoding dipeptidase, producing the protein MSTKGAPVPVKTLRDTVGELMGQAKDDLAELVAFQSVADPKQYPPEECKKAADWVVDAFTEVGLQDVQASLTPDGSHCVHGHYPAPHGAPTVLLYCHYDVQPPLGEDAWTVPVFELTERDGRWYGRGSADCKGNIVMHLTALRALRANGGFPCGIKLICEGSEEQGTGGLEAFVPDNVELLRADTILVVDTGNFAVGVPTLTTTLRGMTSIDVRVDALASPMHSGMFGGPAPDPVVGLIQLLATLHDAQGNTTVDGLDNTGVWTGVDYAAEQFRSDANVLDGVELMGDGSVADMLWARPSATVLGIDVPPVVGSSAAVQASAAARISLRIPNGVTGNAAQDAMIAHLEARVPWGLRCSIERVAVGDPFVGSLSGPGYEAMKAAMEEAYGHEQTTEGQGGSIPLCNVFAETYPDAEIMLLGVEEPQCLIHAPNESVDPSEIEHLALSEALFLENYARAVR; encoded by the coding sequence ATGAGCACGAAAGGAGCACCGGTGCCGGTCAAGACCCTCCGTGACACGGTCGGCGAGCTGATGGGACAGGCGAAGGACGACCTCGCCGAGCTCGTGGCCTTCCAGTCCGTCGCCGACCCGAAGCAGTACCCGCCCGAGGAGTGCAAGAAGGCCGCCGACTGGGTGGTCGACGCGTTCACCGAGGTCGGCCTGCAGGACGTCCAAGCTTCGCTGACGCCCGACGGCTCGCACTGCGTCCACGGGCACTACCCGGCGCCCCACGGCGCGCCGACGGTCCTACTCTACTGCCACTATGACGTCCAGCCGCCGCTCGGCGAGGACGCCTGGACCGTGCCCGTGTTCGAGCTCACCGAGCGCGACGGGCGCTGGTACGGCCGCGGCAGCGCCGACTGCAAGGGCAACATCGTCATGCACCTCACCGCGCTGCGGGCGCTGCGGGCCAACGGCGGCTTCCCCTGCGGGATCAAGCTGATCTGCGAGGGCTCCGAGGAGCAGGGCACGGGCGGGCTGGAAGCGTTCGTCCCCGACAACGTCGAGCTGCTGCGCGCGGACACGATCCTCGTCGTCGACACGGGCAACTTCGCCGTCGGCGTGCCGACGCTGACGACGACCCTGCGCGGGATGACGAGCATCGACGTCCGCGTCGACGCGCTGGCCAGCCCGATGCACTCCGGCATGTTCGGCGGCCCCGCCCCGGATCCCGTGGTCGGCCTGATCCAGCTGCTCGCCACCCTGCACGACGCGCAGGGCAACACGACCGTCGACGGGCTCGACAACACCGGCGTCTGGACCGGCGTCGACTACGCCGCGGAGCAGTTCCGCTCGGACGCCAACGTGCTCGACGGCGTCGAGCTGATGGGCGACGGCAGCGTCGCCGACATGCTGTGGGCGCGGCCGTCGGCCACCGTCCTGGGCATCGACGTGCCGCCCGTCGTCGGCTCCTCGGCGGCCGTGCAGGCGTCCGCCGCCGCGCGCATCAGCCTCCGGATCCCGAACGGGGTGACCGGCAACGCGGCGCAGGACGCGATGATCGCCCACCTGGAGGCGCGCGTTCCCTGGGGGCTGCGCTGCTCGATCGAGCGCGTCGCGGTCGGCGACCCGTTCGTCGGCTCGCTGTCGGGCCCCGGCTACGAAGCGATGAAGGCCGCGATGGAGGAGGCGTACGGGCACGAGCAGACCACGGAGGGCCAGGGTGGGTCGATCCCGCTCTGCAACGTGTTCGCCGAGACCTACCCCGACGCGGAGATCATGCTGCTCGGCGTCGAGGAGCCCCAGTGCCTGATCCACGCGCCCAACGAGAGCGTGGACCCGTCCGAGATCGAGCACCTCGCGCTCTCGGAGGCGCTGTTCCTGGAGAACTACGCGCGCGCCGTCCGATGA
- a CDS encoding MFS transporter: MTDRAAGKGVLAAACVSAFVVNANTSAVTILLPSISQDVGAPVAELQWAVTGYSLVGAAVIVTSGALGDVLGRRKIFLAGLALFIGSCVLIALSTSATGVVAGRMIQGASGATILACGMSLLSVAASGSGQMKAITLWGAASAAGAAMGPLVGGLLVESTGWQGLFWIDAGIALACVPLTLRTVAESRDTERSRAIDWAGTALIALALSPVVLAFSKGNDWGWASAATLGCFAVGIVATVVFVLVERRAEAPLVNLSLLRNGVLVGATLAILIVAGTINALMYVLSLYFQDPAGFGMSAFEAGLATLPAAAAMIAITPVITPLAVKIGGARAVGLGFLLAAAGFGVLAFVESSWTYAAFVAPMVGLAIGLGLANGPASSGSTAAVSADQVGQASGISNMARYIGAAVAVAVVATVFNAGINSAASDGAGDADALASGLGDACVLMTVWAALGVALVVLLRRLRLRRAHALDRAAGAAASLHTIPVPPAREQVAA; encoded by the coding sequence TCGTGGTCAACGCGAACACGTCCGCCGTGACGATCCTGCTGCCCTCGATCAGCCAGGACGTCGGCGCGCCCGTGGCCGAGCTGCAGTGGGCGGTGACGGGCTACTCGCTCGTCGGCGCGGCCGTCATCGTCACCTCCGGCGCGCTGGGCGACGTGCTCGGGCGCCGGAAGATCTTCCTCGCCGGGCTGGCCCTGTTCATCGGCTCATGCGTGCTGATCGCGCTGTCGACCAGCGCGACGGGCGTCGTGGCGGGCCGGATGATCCAGGGCGCTTCAGGGGCCACGATCCTCGCTTGCGGCATGAGCCTGCTGTCGGTGGCCGCGTCCGGCTCCGGGCAGATGAAGGCGATCACGCTGTGGGGCGCCGCGTCGGCCGCGGGCGCGGCCATGGGCCCGCTCGTCGGCGGGCTGCTCGTCGAGTCCACCGGGTGGCAGGGGCTGTTCTGGATCGACGCCGGGATCGCGCTCGCGTGCGTCCCGCTCACGCTGCGCACGGTCGCGGAGTCGCGTGACACCGAGCGCTCGCGCGCGATCGACTGGGCCGGGACGGCGCTGATCGCGCTCGCGCTCTCGCCGGTCGTGCTGGCGTTCAGCAAGGGCAACGACTGGGGCTGGGCCTCCGCCGCCACGCTCGGCTGCTTCGCGGTCGGGATCGTGGCGACCGTGGTGTTCGTGCTGGTCGAGCGCCGGGCCGAGGCGCCGCTGGTGAACCTCAGCCTGCTGCGCAACGGCGTGCTGGTCGGCGCGACGCTGGCGATCCTGATCGTCGCCGGCACGATCAACGCGCTGATGTACGTGCTGAGCCTGTACTTCCAGGACCCGGCCGGGTTCGGGATGTCGGCGTTCGAGGCCGGCCTGGCGACCCTGCCGGCGGCCGCCGCGATGATCGCCATCACGCCGGTGATCACGCCGCTCGCCGTCAAGATCGGCGGCGCGCGGGCCGTCGGCCTCGGCTTCCTGCTCGCGGCCGCGGGGTTCGGCGTGCTCGCCTTCGTCGAGTCGTCGTGGACCTACGCCGCGTTCGTCGCCCCGATGGTCGGGCTCGCGATCGGGCTCGGGCTGGCCAACGGCCCGGCCTCGTCCGGCTCGACCGCGGCGGTGTCGGCCGACCAGGTCGGCCAGGCGTCCGGCATCTCGAACATGGCCCGCTACATCGGGGCGGCGGTCGCCGTCGCGGTCGTGGCGACCGTGTTCAACGCCGGCATCAACTCGGCCGCGTCCGACGGCGCCGGCGACGCCGACGCGCTCGCCTCCGGGCTCGGGGACGCGTGCGTGCTGATGACGGTGTGGGCGGCGCTCGGCGTCGCGCTGGTCGTGCTGCTGCGGCGGCTGCGGCTGCGGCGCGCCCACGCGCTCGACCGTGCGGCCGGCGCCGCCGCGAGCTTGCACACGATCCCGGTTCCGCCCGCTCGCGAGCAGGTGGCGGCATGA